The Leucobacter viscericola sequence GCTTTCTTATAGCAGTGAGTTGGGGCTACCGAACCGCGACCGTCGCGCCGCCGAGGGCCGCGGACTCGGCCACCGCCGCGAGAAACTCCATGTTGTGCACGCCGTCAGCGAAGCTGCGGCAGCGCGGCAGGGATTCCGCGGCGGGAATCCCGGCAACCTCCTCGAGAAAAGCGCGGGCCTGGTGCACAAACAGGTCATTCTGGCCAATACCAATGCCCGGCGCATCCATCGCCCAGCCGCCCGCGTAGTGCGGGTGCGCGGGTCCGAGTGGCACGGTGCGGTATCCGGCGAGGTCAGCTTGCTCGTCGTGCAGCATCACCTCGACGACCGCCGGGTTGGTCTGCGACCAGCGCGCGGCGCCCTTGGATCCGAAGACCTCAAGGTACAGATCGTTCGGGTGCCCGGCTGCGACGCGCGACACCTCGAGGGTGCCGACGCAGCGCTCGAAGCTCGCGTTGAAGGTTGCGTAGTCGTCGTTGGTGACCGGTGCGGTCTCGTCGCTGACGTTGCCGCGAGTGTGGCCGACCACCTGGCCGAGGGGTTTCGGCCTTTCAGTGATTGACGTGTGGAACCGCCCGCCAGACACTTCGCGCACCGGCCCGCACAGGTACTCGGCAATGTAGCTGAGGTGGCTGCCGACGTCGCCGAGCGCGCCGGACCCCGCGGGCCCCTGGTAGCGCCAGCTGATCGGTGCGTCGGGCTGGCAGCCGTAGTCGGTCCAGTAGCGGCCCGAGAAATGCAGCACCTCGCCGAGGCGGCCGTCGTCGATCAGCTGGCGGATGAGCGCGATGCCGGGGGAGCGCAGATAGCTGAATCCGATGCGCGCGACGATGCCGTTTGCGACGGCGGTTTCGGCTGCGGTGGCCATCGCGCGGGCATCCTCGATGGTGTCGCTGAGTGGCTTCTCGCAGAGCACGTGTTTGCCGGCGGCGAGCAGTCCCTCGACGATCTCGCGGTGCAGCGAGTTCGCGACGACGACACTCACCACGTCGATGTCGTCGGCGGCCGCGATCTCACGCCAGTCGCTGACGTGACGTTCGAAGCCGAAGCGGCGCGCGGTCTCCTCGCCGAGCGGGGCGTAGACATCGCCGATTGCAACGAGCCGGATCTCGGGGAGCGTGGGCGAGTAGACGGTTGAGGCGGCGCGGTACGCGGCGGCGTGCGCCTTACCCGCCATGCCTGCGCCGATGACGGCGACACCGATTGATGCGTTCACGGGGTTCCTTTCGAGGGCTTCATTGCGGTGGGGATCGAGGCGCCGCTGTGTTACGGTGACAGTATTGGAGCGCTCCAATAAGGATCACCGTAACCCCTTCACCTTTGTCCTGTCAATATGCATGGGGCCACTGAGGAGGGTTATCGCGATGCGAGGTCGTGGGATGCGGTGTGCCTGCCTGGTCCCAGTCGCCGAGCCCGCGTTTCAAGCTCGAGCCTGCGTTTCAAGCTCGAGCCTGCGTTTCAGGCTCGAGCCTGCGGTTCTGGGGTGCAGGCTCGGGGCTGGAGTGCGGGTTCGGCACTGGGATGCAGGTTCGGCACTGGGATGCGGGTTCGAGGCTGGGATGCGAGTTCGGGGCTGAGATGCGGGTTTGAGGTTGTGGGATGCAGGGTCGGAGTCGTGGTGCGGGGTTCGGGCTCGGTGCTGGGGCGCTAGGTCCCGGAGTCCCGTCCCCTCGGACCTCCGGACCCCCGGCCCTCTGGCCCCCTGGCCCCGGAAAGCCACCACCAACAACGACGAGCGCCCACCTTAACAACGAAAGGCCACCTTAATCGCAGGTCATTAAGCGGGCCTTTCGTTGGTAACGGGTGCTCTGGTGAGTTGCAACGCAGAGACAGTGACCCGCAATACGATGAGACAGAGCGCGACACCCGCCAAGCAGAAAGGCGCAGCATGAAACGACCCACCATCTACGACGTCGCCGAGCGCGCCGGCGTCTCGAAGTCGCTCGTGTCGCTTGTGCTGCGTGATTCCCCAAGGTCAGCCCCGAAAAGCGCGAGGCGGTTCTCGCCGCGGTCGCCGAACTCAACTACACCCCGAGCCGCCTCGCCGCGGGCCTCGCGGCAACCCGCACCCGCAGTGTCGGAGTGGTCATCGACGACTTCGACAACCTCTGGTTCGTTGAGGCGCTCGCGGGCCTGCGTGCCGCGCTCGCCGCAACGGGCACATCGCTGAGCGTGGCCGACACCCGGTTGAACGCGCACCTCGGGCTCGACCCCGTTGAGGTCTTCCGCTCGCAGCGCGTCGACGGCATTGTGTTGGCCGGTGAAGCCTCGGCCGAGGCCGCAGCCCGCAGCGGGGTACCGACGGTCGTGCTCGGCACGCGGGCGCTCGCGGATTCGGGTGGAGCTCAGGATCACGCGCGCGATCCCAAACCCGTGGCGCTGAGCGCGGGGGATGGCGGGTCCAACTCGCCAGTCGAGGCCTATGGCTTGGACGCTGAGGCCGACGGACCCGCAGTTTTGACCAAATCTCTGGCCAATGAGGATCACGCTCGCGATCCCGAATCAGGCACCCCGGCTGAATCCTCGCACGGTGAGGGAACCGCGCCGCACTTGCCCCCGGTCTTTGCGAGCGACGAAGCCGCGGGAGGCCGCCTGGCCGTGCAGCACCTAGTCGGCCTCGGACACCGCGAGATTCTCTGCGTCACCGGACCGGGAGCGAGCGCCGCCGAGCGCGAGCGCGGATACCGCGAGGCCATGTCCGAGTTCGGCCTCGAGTCACGAGTGTTGCGTGCCGAGGCAACGAGCGAAGCGGCCGCCCGGGTCGCAGTGGCGGGGCTGTTTGGTTCGGGATCGGCGCCGAGCGCAGTGTTTGCGGTCAATGATCCGATGGCCGTCGGCGTAATCGGAGCGGCGCGTGCGGCCGGGGTCGTGTGCCCGGCGGATCTCTCTGTGGTGGGCTACGACGACTCGCCCCTGGCCGCCTACGAACTCGTGTCGTTGACCACAATCAGCGGCGATTCGCGTGAACTGGGTGAGGCCGCGGGTAGAGCGTTGGTCGCCATGATCGAAGGCGCGGATCCCCCGCGATCCCGCAGCTTTGCGCCCCGATTGGTCGAGCGCGCCTCAACGGCGGCGGTCCCCGGGATCGGATAGCCCAGACCCCATTTCGATGTGCGATGCCGTACCTCACGGGGTCCACCACGTACGAAATCGCCCACTGCAGAGAAGCTGCCCTTGAAGTTCAGGGCCGCAACACCCCGAAGTCCGCGGCAAGCGTCGTACAATAGACCTATTGTCCTATCAAACTAGATCGATGGGTCTACCGAGACCCCCAGATCCTCACCCTAAGGGAACCGCAATGACGCAAACACCTGTCCGCTTTGGACTCATCGGAACCGGCCGCATCGGCCAGGTACACGCGGCCAGCATTGCTGCCGCACCCGACGCCACCCTCGCCTGGGTCGCGGATCCCTTTATCGACGGAGCCAACGCGGTCGCCGCAAAGTTCGGCGGCACCGCCACCGCATCGGCCGAAGAACTCATCTCGGCTGGAGCGAAAGGCGAGATCGACGCGGTGCTGATCGCGTCGCCCACCCCCACACACGTCGACCTCATCGAGGCCTCGGTGCGCGCGGGCCTGCCGGTGCTGTGCGAGAAGCCGATCGACCTCGCCATCGCCCGCGTCGACGCGCTGCGTCCACTCATCGCGGAGTCGGGGATCCCGGTCGCCCTCGGATTCAACCGCCGCTTCGATCCCGACTTCAAGAGCGCCCGCGCCCGCGTCGCCGCCGGTGAGATCGGCGATCCTGAGCAACTCATCATCATCAGCCGCGACCCGGCCGCACCCCCGGCCGACTACATCAAGGTCTCGGGCGGCATCTTCCGCGACATGACCATCCACGACTTCGACATGGCCCGCTTCTTCGTAGACGACATCGTCGAGGTGCACGCGACCGGCACCCGCGCCTTCGATCCCGGCGCTCGCGAGCACGGTGACTTCGACACGGCGGTGACCACGCTGCGCGCGTCATCAGGCGCAGTAGTCACGATCATCAACTCGCGCCACAGCGCAATCGGCTACGACCAGCGCATCGAGGCCTTCGGCGGCCGCGGCATGTTGCAGGTCGCCAACGCGCCGACCAGCCTCGTGAGCCTCTCGACCGCTGAGGCCGTCGAGGCGAAGCCCGCCTACGGCGAGTTCTTCCTGGAGCGCTACGCTGAGGCCTACTCCGCCGAGCTCGGTGAGTTCATCAAGCTCGTGCGCGGCGAGGCTTCGACCAGCCCCACCTTCGAAGACGGCCGGGCCGCACTGATCCTCGCCGATGCCGCGCAGCGCTCGGCAACCGAGGGTGTTGCCGTCGCTGTGGATCTCGGGGCCTAACATGGGCTACCGTCTCGCGGCGTGCGCCGAGATGATATTCCTCGACCTGCCCTTTGTGGAGCGCGTCGAGAGGATTCGGGATCGCGGCTTGCTCGTCGAGATCTGGGACTGGAGCACAAAGGACCTCGCAGCACTCGCCGCAACGGGAGCCGAGTTCTCGTCGATGACCGGTTACCTGCGCGGCGACCTGACCAGCAGCGAGGGTCGCGCTGAGCTTCTCGCCACTGCTCGCGAATCGCTGCGTGCCGCCGAGGTTCTCGATTCGCCTCGACTGAACCTGCACGGCACCGGTCTCGGTGAGGGTGGACTGCCGGTTGTGCCACGTGAAACGGTGAGCGGATCCGACTGGCTGCACGCCGCCGACACCCTGCGCGAGATCGCAGAGTTGGGGGCCGAGGCCGGGCGCATCTTTGTGCTTGAGAACCTGAATCTCGCGGTGGATCACCCGGGCGTTCCCTTCGCAAAGGCTGCCGACACACTCGCGCTCGTGCGCGGCGTCGACCACCCGAATCTGCGGCTGAACCTCGACC is a genomic window containing:
- a CDS encoding Gfo/Idh/MocA family protein; translation: MNASIGVAVIGAGMAGKAHAAAYRAASTVYSPTLPEIRLVAIGDVYAPLGEETARRFGFERHVSDWREIAAADDIDVVSVVVANSLHREIVEGLLAAGKHVLCEKPLSDTIEDARAMATAAETAVANGIVARIGFSYLRSPGIALIRQLIDDGRLGEVLHFSGRYWTDYGCQPDAPISWRYQGPAGSGALGDVGSHLSYIAEYLCGPVREVSGGRFHTSITERPKPLGQVVGHTRGNVSDETAPVTNDDYATFNASFERCVGTLEVSRVAAGHPNDLYLEVFGSKGAARWSQTNPAVVEVMLHDEQADLAGYRTVPLGPAHPHYAGGWAMDAPGIGIGQNDLFVHQARAFLEEVAGIPAAESLPRCRSFADGVHNMEFLAAVAESAALGGATVAVR
- a CDS encoding LacI family DNA-binding transcriptional regulator, whose translation is MKRPTIYDVAERAGVSKSLVSLVLRDSPRSAPKSARRFSPRSPNSTTPRAASPRASRQPAPAVSEWSSTTSTTSGSLRRSRACVPRSPQRAHR
- a CDS encoding LacI family DNA-binding transcriptional regulator, with protein sequence MVIDDFDNLWFVEALAGLRAALAATGTSLSVADTRLNAHLGLDPVEVFRSQRVDGIVLAGEASAEAAARSGVPTVVLGTRALADSGGAQDHARDPKPVALSAGDGGSNSPVEAYGLDAEADGPAVLTKSLANEDHARDPESGTPAESSHGEGTAPHLPPVFASDEAAGGRLAVQHLVGLGHREILCVTGPGASAAERERGYREAMSEFGLESRVLRAEATSEAAARVAVAGLFGSGSAPSAVFAVNDPMAVGVIGAARAAGVVCPADLSVVGYDDSPLAAYELVSLTTISGDSRELGEAAGRALVAMIEGADPPRSRSFAPRLVERASTAAVPGIG
- the iolG gene encoding inositol 2-dehydrogenase encodes the protein MTQTPVRFGLIGTGRIGQVHAASIAAAPDATLAWVADPFIDGANAVAAKFGGTATASAEELISAGAKGEIDAVLIASPTPTHVDLIEASVRAGLPVLCEKPIDLAIARVDALRPLIAESGIPVALGFNRRFDPDFKSARARVAAGEIGDPEQLIIISRDPAAPPADYIKVSGGIFRDMTIHDFDMARFFVDDIVEVHATGTRAFDPGAREHGDFDTAVTTLRASSGAVVTIINSRHSAIGYDQRIEAFGGRGMLQVANAPTSLVSLSTAEAVEAKPAYGEFFLERYAEAYSAELGEFIKLVRGEASTSPTFEDGRAALILADAAQRSATEGVAVAVDLGA
- a CDS encoding TIM barrel protein; this encodes MGYRLAACAEMIFLDLPFVERVERIRDRGLLVEIWDWSTKDLAALAATGAEFSSMTGYLRGDLTSSEGRAELLATARESLRAAEVLDSPRLNLHGTGLGEGGLPVVPRETVSGSDWLHAADTLREIAELGAEAGRIFVLENLNLAVDHPGVPFAKAADTLALVRGVDHPNLRLNLDLYHAQIGEGNLIELVREALPWIGEIQVADVPGRCEPGTGEIRYEAVARALRDLGYTGVIGMEAWASGDPEAALDAFEAAFAV